One stretch of Toxoplasma gondii ME49 chromosome XI, whole genome shotgun sequence DNA includes these proteins:
- a CDS encoding glycosyl transferase family 8 protein (encoded by transcript TGME49_310400) has product MSPRYAYATLLTDNSFYYGVEALLKSLEATKTPYPVLLLHTSDVSQSTIKALVYQRRKAPASEDAGTTGKEMKTGQEVIPSSQCPEHTPGRNLHSPIGRKGVNPVSCSVTQDETRVRTDSDRIEEAERRASERTSERARAGETEEQGICVIPRLVGSVAYPKAERDTCPVEGWKDCFTKLRVWEQVDFDVIVYVDADCIVLRPVDELFLRQPLPAFAPDIFPPDKFNAGVAVLKPDLGEYGNMVAAVERLPSYDGGDTGFLNAYFSSWYENAAGARLPFRYNALRTLYHMTYSSRKGYWNAVKPIKILHFCSSPKPWEQPAKTDLEELWWKVFLTGTVPTDSDIV; this is encoded by the coding sequence ATGTCTCCTCGGTACGCGTACGCTACCCTGTTGACGGACAATTCTTTCTACTATGGTGTCGAGGCACTGCTCAAGTCACTGGAGGCTACGAAGACGCCTTACCCCGTGCTTCTTTTGCACACATCTGATGTTTCTCAGAGTACAATAAAAGCGTTGGTTTATCAGCGTCGAAAAGCCCCGGCGAGTGAGGATGCGGGAACTACAGGGAAGGAAATGAAAACAGGGCAGGAAGTCATCCCAAGTTCACAGTGTCCAGAACACACCCCAGGTAGAAACTTGCACTCCCCCATTGGCAGGAAAGGGGTAAACCCTGTGAGTTGCTCCGTCACACAAGACGAGACTAGGGTTCGTACTGATTCAGATCGTAtagaagaagcagagcgtCGAGCCTCAGAGAGAACCTCGGAGCGAGCGAGAGCTGGGGAAACGGAGGAACAGGGCATTTGCGTTATTCCCCGACTCGTTGGTTCTGTCGCGTACCCTAAAGCGGAACGGGACACGTGCCCTGTTGAAGGGTGGAAGGACTGTTTCACCAAACTGCGTGTGTGGGAGCAGGTTGACTTCGATGTGATTGTGTATGTCGACGCGGACTGTATAGTTTTGCGGCCGGTAGACGAGCTTTTTCTTAGGCAGCCACTACCCGCCTTTGCACCAGATATCTTCCCTCCCGATAAATTTAACGCGGGAGTCGCAGTGCTGAAGCCCGACCTCGGCGAATACGGAAATATGGTAGCCGCGGTCGAGCGTTTACCTTCATATGACGGAGGCGACACAGGGTTTTTGAACGCGTATTTCTCATCGTGGTATGAAAACGCAGCTGGCGCCCGTTTGCCCTTTCGGTACAATGCTCTGCGCACACTGTATCACATGACGTACTCCAGTCGAAAAGGATACTGGAATGCCGTCAAGCCGATCAAAATCCTGCACTTCTGCTCCTCCCCGAAGCCTTGGGAACAACCAGCAAAGACCGACCTCGAGGAACTATGGTGGAAAGTCTTCCTTACGGGCACTGTGCCAACTGATTCTGATATCGTGTAG
- a CDS encoding WD domain, G-beta repeat-containing protein (encoded by transcript TGME49_310410): MLSRLCSTNSAKAVAFLYGDQLLCAGVGSELRVYSCSSFSSAIVPGDHGAVSDSDKGSAEAAVAEEDAETRQDRATKQPSGKAGRPSERSDSKIPASPCGPPRPFNFPSGLVVSAPFSSATHILGLSASSTYIAAYGLGHLVLYQLQWIEGSPETVDRRDGEETRTRASVPEDSRFSPCEKAQESCSETSGAGVNSKAARNGLLPHGPHVRAQLSQPFRYASRHWILDVRILQNSAARVERNGEVDVNTTSERQTPPALAPFLLVGTALGRVDLLDSGASTLLASWTCTDRSLLYSLAVHIPLAQWSSGNRPAAPENKYALADDAADGRFPPDTRGTHFAATQSCTSITVASGTVYSSILLWNLVFPQSQESRCFRVAPRGEEPEAEVSRPPESSDSGHSPAGGSESGKPCVNGGGSPDPSMQSICNTDGQSSQVHLSDFCGASTNRDSPRSVAPRQVLRGHRGVIFKVCFYLDGLLLCSASDDREVRLWWKSSVVKADGEMQTNAGKGEGRDKAEKRNEEVSGADKGRALPSGLESLRQKSAAAPGSVCVLESKCTESGYACVATLKGHRSRVWDIALLDVSSGRSFAFPGTDPQGTSGAGLPVHVSSDRLFEEAQRRYFIVSAGEDSSCRIWSLRGEFLYSLLGHAGRGVRAVCTPEKPTAPVSRRVPLIASGGEDGDVKLWSLEDSPTFGEVLESHCKRLGQPASGQAMNSSESGTERETERGERGDNVSCQSSGAGRRTVVWNCRDHSGPNDFVREVRLLDTDSALVATNFGCVFFLSLSRGLRHCWGQKGSGVRFSSLSHSGDSSQIDKGSPPLGRENEGDCVAASFLLVKVPAVLTCLRVLDGLVTAGCADGTVVGFVFCPRTLNATESSRDPEREANREMEPALEPPKRWSCFQRARVGNLFQIALPASHNDVCALQRPGLLGGLHAAARSTFSTKSFWSEVRDHRNAYGKTGTPATDLRSTSVTGTTHSGSDDARVSHANGTATDFGEPHDLGDTPTQHPVENIVVATDHTGVVSLWAVSTGRGKKQPDAVSTLSEERQFPDRIDGAFQRSDEDTPRAADALHRLHAEPVVEWVASTQLPHAGRSKTDASRCFSCLGLLCVEQATSRLPEATGSGADGAAGENTHGSHELSILIVLGDEGGSLHVVQAVVPERTSAWMGGELQAEPHRSERSVERHRRATWAWSEARSRLAHSLKGVHKGKKVWDVVAQGHFLLSCGGDGTILLLRVTKQKSDGVTLSRSRADRLGQDGEVDQRGSEDKNEPCFPFAVTLCPVSCVRVPQLTLMYSLVPTETAPLWWSENDGGQSEGVAGSPGGDVGPLRHNWLCAFRTADFVLFDLRTSMELMRVRCGNSRRPLDFHREHAQQYTFTSAMKHLLYFHVHGRAASPSTAKMPSFGVGDPTTEAKCNKPAPCAVAEDGRISGETTRERRNQSDTSAPRELPEGSSRSAASSDDLSAHAATLPSLLEYTRRSASFNPGFHGREVWSVCWLDEETLATGGEDNSVKIISIVDAEVSRHLADSNPRDHTRQLGHLATANPTRTDGGNVTKKIRGSFSDRTDQKQLDSDSPRSLGGTQLLCTSSATPSKWHFQVIQTGVHHTAAVRSVRLLGSLPSKSRFLESQTVLQMLVSVGARNIVNLFFVSPPAPRSSAPGGVSATLSQKNNPLRISHALSARLSNRGQGTEVRLNGVDGFVERDCLSKPSERDRGEVNTSEFRDGTESLTVHMWTAASSAEVAYVEATLVLTRSQEFGQLAHGDRSRNSRLEKRASCPLEGAALCVRVVCLDTHANDAGGCSFASSQTEFGSEEPSRTNTHGVLVLVGMTTGEIAVFLGDTSAAVPRLERLGTLHAHQCGVNDLEVAETQNALGTKVESGASVASPAGLGSSALAESEMESPCYCVASCGDDQSVTVQFICVEHEENNASLSLRLISACRVENAHASSARSCSLLFPLLFTVGWDRWVQVWTIRPGVASGGCDGNENSSSRLVKGAEPIQRSCATRKPSLTAQRLNARSRECQQRRYWGESTTIDETQIFSVERVDAIKTSVADAAHLDGKPVPGGVRVCVVGSSGGIECFQFRE, encoded by the coding sequence ATGCTGTCTCGGCTCTGCAGCACAAACAGCGCGAAggctgtcgccttcttgtACGGCGACCAGCTGCTGTGTGCCGGTGTGGGGTCGGAACTTCGTGTGTACTCGtgctcttccttttcttcagcCATCGTTCCTGGCGACCATGGTGCTGTCTCAGACTCCGACAAAGGCAGCGCGGAGGCCGCcgtcgctgaagaagacgcagaaacgcggCAAGACCGAGCGACGAAACAGCCGTCGGGCAAAGCCGGAAGACCGTCGGAACGCTCGGATTCGAAGATACCTGCGAGTCCGTGTGGCCCGCCTCGACCTTTTAACTTTCCTTCCGGCCTCGTTGTCAGTGCGCCGTTTTCCTCCGCAACCCACATTCTAGGCCTTTCCGCGTCGTCAACGTACATCGCCGCCTACGGCCTCGGTCACTTAGTTCTCTACCAGTTGCAGTGGATCGAAGGGAGTCCCGAAACCGTCGACAGACGcgatggagaggagacgcgaacgcgTGCATCCGTACCGGAAGATAGCCGCTTTTCACCGTGTGAGAAGGCGCAAGAGTCTTGCTCAGAAACCTCAGGCGCCGGCGTCAACTCGAAAGCTGCGAGGAACGGCCTTCTTCCGCATGGGCCTCACGTTAGAGCCCAACTTTCGCAACCTTTTCGGTACGCCTCTCGTCACTGGATTCTGGACGTCCGCATTCTGCAGAACTCCGCAGCGCGCGTTGAACGAAATGGAGAAGTGGACGTGAACACGACAAGCGAGAGGCAGACTCCTCCCGCGCTCGCCCCCTTCTTACTCGTCGGCACTGCCCTCGGAAGAGTCGACTTGCTCGACTCGGGTGCCAGCACGCTGCTCGCGAGCTGGACTTGCACAGACCGAAGTCTCCTGTATTCCCTGGCTGTCCACATTCCTCTTGCGCAGTGGAGTTCAGGGAACCGACCTGCGGCTCCCGAAAACAAATACGCGCTCGCTGATGACGCAGCCGATGGGCGTTTTCCTCCAGACACCCGAGGGACCCACTTCGCCGCTACTCAGTCGTGTACGTCCATCACCGTCGCCAGTGGAACTGTTTATAGCAGCATTCTTCTCTGGAATCTAGTCTTTCCTCAGTCTCAAGAAAGCCGCTGTTTCCGCGTGGCACCGCGCGGCGAGGAGCCCGAGGCCGAAGTGTCTAGACCCCCGGAATCGAGCGACTCAGGCCACAGCCCCGCAGGAGGGTCAGAGAGTGGAAAGCCGTGTGTGAATGGCGGTGGATCCCCGGATCCGTCCATGCAGAGCATATGTAATACTGATGGGCAGTCTTCGCAAGTGCATCTTTCCGATTTTTGTGGAGCGTCTACAAACCGCGACTCGCCTAGGTCAGTAGCTCCAAGGCAGGTTCTCAGGGGACACCGTGGTGTCATTTTCAAGGTGTGTTTCTACCTCGACGGCCTGCTGCTATGTTCCGCGTCTGACGACCGCGAAGTTCGTCTCTGGTGGAAATCTTCTGTCGTGAAAGCCGACGGCGAAATGCAGACAAACGCGGGGAAgggggaggggagagacaaggcggaaaagcgaaacgaagaggtCTCAGGCGCCGACAAGGGCCGAGCACTGCCTTCTGGTCTCGAGAGTCTGCGACAGAAATCCGCAGCAGCGCCTGGGTCTGTCTGCGTGCTCGAAAGCAAGTGTACGGAATCCGGATATGCGTGTGTGGCGACTCTGAAGGGACACCGGTCGCGAGTGTGGGACATCGCACTCTTGGATGTTTCCTCTGGTCGGTCTTTCGCCTTTCCAGGAACCGATCCGCAAGGCACCTCCGgtgccggactgcctgtgCATGTGTCGTCAGATAGACTGTTTGAGGAGGCGCAACGAAGGTACTTTATTGTTTCGGCTGGCGAGGACTCCAGCTGTCGGATCTGGTCTCTTCGAGGCGAATTCCTCTACAGCCTCTTGGGCCACGCAGGCCGCGGCGTACGCGCAGTGTGTACCCCCGAGAAGCCAACAGCCCCCGTTTCCAGGCGAGTGCCTTTGATTGCTTCCGGAGGAGAAGATGGCGACGTGAAGCTCTGGTCTCTGGAAGACTCACCCACGTTCGGGGAGGTGTTGGAGTCTCACTGCAAGCGGCTCGGACAGCCGGCGTCGGGGCAGGCAATGAACTCTTCAGAGAgcggaacggagagagaaacggaacgtggagaacgaggagacaacgTTTCTTGCCAGAGCTCCGGAGCCGGGCGCCGAACGGTCGTCTGGAACTGCCGGGACCACAGCGGCCCAAATGACTTTGTGCGGGAGGTCCGGCTTCTGGACACCGACTCTGCTCTCGTCGCCACCAACTTTGGCTGCGTGTTTTTCCTCAGTCTCAGTCGTGGCCTGCGCCATTGCTGGGGACAGAAGGGGTCGggtgttcgtttctcttctctgtctcacaGCGGGGATTCGTCGCAGATCGACAAAGGTTCTCCACCTTTAGgacgagagaacgagggcgACTGCGTAGCTGCGTCATTTCTTCTTGTCAAGGTCCCGGCTGTGCTCACGTGTCTCCGTGTCCTCGATGGTTTGGTAACTGCAGGGTGTGCAGACGGGACTGTGGTCGGGTTTGTCTTCTGTCCCCGGACGTTGAATGCGACGGAGAGTTCTCGAGATCCCGAGCGCGAGGCTAACAGAGAAATGGAGCCTGCACTCGAACCGCCGAAGCGATGGTCGTGCTTTCAACGCGCGCGAGTTGGCAACCTCTTTCAGATTGCTCTGCCAGCCTCACACAACGATGTGTGTGCTCTGCAGCGTCCTGGACTCCTCGGCGGCCTGCACGCTGCGGCGCGGAGTACCTTCTCGACCAAAAGTTTCTGGAGCGAAGTTCGCGATCACAGAAATGCTTATGGCAAGACGGGGACTCCAGCCACCGACCTCAGATCTACGTCAGTGACGGGGACGACTCATTCAGGTTCGGATGATGCCCGAGTTTCGCATGCAAACGGAACAGCGACTGACTTTGGGGAACCTCACGATCTCGGCGATACCCCGACACAACATCCAGTCGAGAACATCGTAGTGGCCACAGATCACACGGGAGTTGTTTCCTTGTGGGCTGTTTCAACTGGGCGCGGGAAGAAGCAACCTGACGCTGTTTCCACACTCTCGGAGGAAAGGCAGTTTCCCGACAGAATTGACGGCGCTTTCCAGAGGTCGGACGAGGACACCCCGAGGGCCGCTGACGCACTGCaccggctgcatgcagagccggTAGTTGAATGGGTGGCTTCTACTCAACTACCTCACGCAGGTCGTAGCAAGACAGACgcgtctcgctgtttctcctgCCTAGGTTTGCTCTGCGTAGAGCAAGCCACGAGTCGGTTGCCTGAGGCGACAGGGTCTGGAGCCGATGGAGCTGCGGGTGAAAACACGCATGGCAGCCACGAGTTGTCGATCTTAATCGTTCTGGGTGACGAAGGCGGCAGTTTGCATGTCGTCCAAGCCGTGGTTCCGGAAAGGACTTCAGCGTGGATGGGTGGGGAACTGCAGGCTGAACCACACCGCTCTGAGAGGTCGGTGGAGAGGCACCGGCGCGCAACCTGGGCCTGGTCAGAGGCGCGGAGCAGGCTGGCACACTCACTGAAGGGGGTGCACAAAGGCAAGAAAGTTTGGGATGTGGTGGCACAGGGTCACTTCCTCCTCTCGTGTGGGGGGGACGGGACCATTTTGCTTCTGCGGGTCACAAAGCAGAAAAGCGACGGCGTGACGCTGTCGAGGAGCCGCGCGGATCGGCTAGGCCAAGACGGCGAGGTGGACCAGCGGGGTTCTGAGGACAAAAACGAGCCATGCTTTCCTTTCGCCGTCACACTCTGCCCTGTCTCGTGCGTCAGAGTTCCCCAGCTGACGCTGATGTACTCTCTCGTGCCTacggagacagcgcctcTGTGGTGGTCTGAGAACGACGGGGGTCAGAGCGAAGGAGTCGCAGGTAGCCCAGGTGGGGACGTCGGCCCTCTGAGGCACAACTGGCTGTGCGCGTTCCGCACTGCGgacttcgttctcttcgacTTGAGGACTTCCATGGAGTTGATGCGCGTGCGGTGTGGGAACAGTCGCCGACCCCTGGACTTCCACCGCGAACACGCCCAACAGTACACATTCACGAGTGCCATGAAACATCTCCTTTATTTCCATGTCCACGGACGAGCAGCCTCTCCTTCAACTGCGAAGATGCCCAGCTTCGGCGTAGGCGATCCGACAACGGAGGCCAAATGCAACAAACCTGCCCCGTGCGCGGTAGCTGAAGACGGCCGGATCTCGGGAGAAACgaccagagagagacgaaaccaAAGTGACACCTCGGCTCCTAGAGAGCTGCCTGAAGGGAGCAGTAGGAGCGCGGCATCTTCAGACGACCTTTCTGCGCATGCGGCAACCCTCCCATCTCTCTTGGAATACACACGGAGAAGCGCTTCCTTCAATCCAGGTTTTCACGGTAGGGAAGTCTGGTCGGTTTGTTGGCTGGACGAGGAAACGCTGGCCACCGGTGGCGAAGACAATTCAGTGAAAATCATCAGCATAGTGGATGCGGAAGTGTCTCGACACCTTGCCGACTCGAACCCAAGAGACCACACGCGTCAACTAGGGCATCTGGCGACGGCAAATCCCACAAGGACTGACGGGGGAAATGTGACTAAGAAGATCCGGGGCAGTTTCTCGGATCGCACAGACCAAAAACAGTTGGATTCTGACAGCCCGCGTTCTTTAGGAGGTACACAACTCCTGTGTACGTCCAGCGCAACTCCGTCCAAGTGGCATTTTCAAGTGATTCAAACTGGGGTGCACCACACGGCAGCTGTGCGGTCCGTGAGACTTCTTGGCTCTCTCCCTTCCAAATCGAGGTTTCTCGAATCTCAGACAGTGCTGCAGATGCTGGTGAGTGTTGGAGCCCGCAACATTGTCAACCTTTTCTTTGTCAGCCCTCCCGCACCGCGGTCGAGCGCTCCTGGAGGCGTTTCTGCGACACTGTCGCAGAAAAACAATCCGCTGCGCATCAGCCATGCACTGTCCGCGCGGCTCTCCAATCGAGGACAGGGGACCGAAGTTCGGTTGAACGGAGTGGACGGATTCGTAGAGCGGGACTGTCTTTCAAAACCTTCGGAGCGGGACAGAGGTGAGGTGAACACCAGTGAGTTCCGTGACGGGACCGAGTCTCTGACTGTGCACATGTGGACGGCTGCGTCGTCGGCCGAAGTCGCGTATGTGGAAGCGACACTTGTGCTGACGAGGTCTCAGGAATTCGGGCAGCTGGCTCATGGTGACCGGAGCCGGAACAGTCGCTTAGAAAAAAGAGCATCATGCCCGCTGGAAGGCGCGGCTCTCTGCGTTCGTGTCGTTTGTCTAgacacgcatgcaaacgATGCTGGAGGCTGCTCCTTTGCTAGCTCCCAGACAGAGTTCGGGAGTGAGGAACCGTCGAGAACGAACACACATGGGGTCTTGGTACTGGTCGGAATGACCACCGGAGAAATCGCGGTGTTCCTGGGGGACACGAGCGCTGCGGTGCCTCGACTGGAGCGATTGGGCACTCTACACGCACACCAGTGTGGCGTAAATGACTTGGAAGTGGCCGAAACGCAAAACGCTTTGGGGACAAAGGTTGAAAGCGGCGCGTCGGTCGCATCTCCTGCAGGGCTGGGTTCGTCCGCCCTCGCAGAGTCTGAAATGGAGTCGCCTTGCTACTGCGTCGCCTCGTGCGGTGATGACCAGTCAGTAACGGTCCAGTTTATTTGCGTAGAACACGAGGAGAAcaacgcgtctctctcccttaGGTTGATATCCGCCTGTAGAGTAGAAAACGCTCATGCGTCGTCAGCACGAAGttgctcgcttctcttcccccttctgTTTACTGTAGGCTGGGATCGATGGGTGCAGGTGTGGACTATTCGTCCGGGTGTGGCCTCTGGTGGATGCGATGGGAACGAAAATAGTTCATCTCGACTGGTGAAAGGAGCGGAGCCTATCCAGCGTTCATGTGCCACAAGAAAACCATCGCTTACCGCCCAGAGGTTAAATGCGCGGTCGCGTGAATGCCAGCAGCGGCGATATTGGGGCGAGTCTACAACCATCGACGAGACACAAATTTTTTCGGTGGAGCGTGTGGACGCGATCAAAACGTCTGTTGCGGATGCTGCTCATCTGGACGGAAAACCGGTTCCTGGCGGTGTTCGGGTGTGCGTAGTGGGCAGCTCTGGCGGTATTGAATGCTTTCAATTCCGAGAGTAG
- a CDS encoding hypothetical protein (encoded by transcript TGME49_310420) → MGNCLSGGAQPARESGSAASPEKPANPEPAVPAAPVEKKESAVEQKKEETSEQPAQEASAPAATTEAAPAGETAEAATAEAAPVENAEEAKPAPEAATTEAAPAEPAKLAVEISEDRRKQTYVCVKWICPWVWWPVSFSWNCSLCLVREMWEVWLLVACTQSMRPQTRMQPRLSNRYKDCHSFDHRKDEKRGVPCGCQSEKGHGPWCRYF, encoded by the exons ATGGGAAACTGCTTGTCAGGCGGCGCCCAGCCTGCCCGTGAGAGCGGGTCTGCGGCCAGCCCGGAAAAACCCGCGAATCCGGAGCCCGCGGTGCCTGCAGCTCCggtggaaaagaaggagtCTGCTGttgagcagaagaaggaagagacgtcGGAACAACCTGCGCAGGAGGCTTCTGCTCCTGCAGCAACCACAG AGGCCGCCCCCGCTGGTGAGACCGCTGAAGCAGCGACTGCTGAAGCCGCACCTGTAGAAAACGCGGAAGAGGCAAAGCCCGCTCCTGAGGCTGCGACGACCGAGGCAGCTCCTGCGGAGCCGGCGAAACTGGCGGTTGAGATTTCAG AAGACCGGCGGAAACAGACCTACGTTTGTGTGAAGTGGATCTGCCCATGGGTATGGTGGCCAGTCTCCTTCAGCTGGAACTGCAGTCTCTGCCTCGTTCGAGAGATGTGGGAAGTGTGGCTGCTGGTTGCGTGCACACAATCAATGAGGCCGCAAACACGGATGCAGCCACGCCTATCAAACAGGTACAAGGACTGTCATTCTTTTGACCATcgcaaagacgaaaaacgcggTGTTCCTTGTGGATGTCAGTCTGAAAAGGGGCACGGTCCGTGGTGTAGGTATTTTTGA